The proteins below are encoded in one region of Labeo rohita strain BAU-BD-2019 chromosome 15, IGBB_LRoh.1.0, whole genome shotgun sequence:
- the get1 gene encoding guided entry of tail-anchored proteins factor 1, which produces MFVSLGEDQADEKKMAAGFNWFLVLSSVFLCNLVKTLLPSISSFLSKVFQKDADQEMEMRTEIQNMKMELSTISMMDEFARYARLERRINKMTDQLKTLVKSRTAQQAKMKWIVNIVFYILQAALMISLILKYYADPVTVVPSKWIAPLERLVAFPSGIAGGVGITCWLVVCNKVVAIILHAVS; this is translated from the exons ATGTTTGTATCATTGGGGGAGGATCAGgctgatgaaaagaaaatggcTGCCGGGTTTAACTGGTTCCTTGTACTGAGCTCTGTATTTCTATGCAACCTCGTCAAAACATTGCTGCCGTCCATTTCTTCATTT CTGTCAAAGGTCTTCCAGAAAGATGCTGATCAGGAGATGGAGATGAGGACGGAGATCCAAAACATGAAGATGGAGCTGTCCACCATCAGTATGATGGACGAGTTTGCCAGATACGCTAGACTGGAACGCAGGATCAACAAGATGACCGATCAACTGAAGACTCTTg tcaAATCAAGAACTGCACAGCAGGCCAAAATGAAATGGattgtaaatattgtattttacattCTTCAG GCAGCCCTCATGATTTCACTCATACTGAAGTATTATGCAGATCCGGTCACAGTGGTGCCCAGTAAATGGATCGCTCCACTGGAGAGACTAGTAGCCTTTCCTTCTGGAATTGCAG GTGGTGTTGGAATCACATGCTGGCTAGTTGTCTGCAACAAGGTTGTTGCCATCATTCTACATGCTGTCAGTTAA
- the si:ch73-281n10.2 gene encoding non-histone chromosomal protein HMG-14A-like, with translation MPKRSKANNDTEAAGPKRRSERLQGKPQTPKSEPKPKVKKAPAKGKKAKEVEKAKPEEKKEDTKPEDESDEKTPAENGETKAEGDNGEAGGEEEKADQKEGAAK, from the exons ATGCCGAAAAGGAGCAAA GCTAACAATGACACTGAAGCAGCTGGG ccCAAGAGACGGTCTGAGAGACTTCAAGGT AAACCCCAAACGCCAAAGTCTGAGCCCAAGCCAAAAGTGAAG AAGGCACCTGCAAAGGGCAAGAAGGCCAAGGAGGTAGAAAAGGCCAAGCCAGAGGAGAAGAAAGAGGACACGAAGCCAGAGGATGAGTCTGATGAGAAAACTCCTGCAGAGAATGGAGAGACCAAAGCTGAG GGGGACAATGGAGAAGCAGGAGGCGAGGAGGAAAAGGCCGACCAGAAAGAGGGAG